The Clostridium septicum genome contains a region encoding:
- a CDS encoding DUF3784 domain-containing protein produces MGTNLAVIFIFSLLAGTLFLVLGGIIKHFNAGDMINFFNEKKHDKDKFSRIVGNNFLIIGFSIMLISIISIFVDKSYYIYILNMQATVILFGIIITIYQVFKYGNK; encoded by the coding sequence ATGGGAACAAATTTGGCTGTAATCTTTATATTTTCTTTACTGGCTGGTACATTATTTCTTGTTTTAGGTGGAATAATTAAACACTTTAATGCTGGGGATATGATTAATTTCTTCAATGAAAAGAAACATGATAAAGATAAATTTTCAAGAATAGTTGGTAATAATTTTCTAATTATTGGATTTAGCATTATGCTTATAAGTATAATTAGTATTTTTGTAGATAAAAGTTACTACATTTATATTCTTAATATGCAAGCAACAGTTATTCTCTTTGGAATAATTATAACAATATATCAAGTTTTTAAGTATGGAAATAAGTAA
- a CDS encoding PadR family transcriptional regulator, whose product MKINKELLKGSTTILILSLLNRKDMYGYEMIKEMEIRSKGIFAFKEGTLYPILHALENENFIESYWDSGEGRRKRKYYKITDDGKNILKEKQEDWELFSSTVNHVLKEGALCQ is encoded by the coding sequence ATGAAAATTAATAAAGAGCTATTAAAAGGCAGTACAACAATTTTAATTTTAAGTCTTTTAAATAGAAAAGACATGTATGGTTATGAAATGATAAAAGAAATGGAGATAAGATCTAAAGGTATTTTTGCTTTTAAAGAAGGTACTCTTTACCCTATTCTTCATGCTTTAGAAAACGAAAACTTTATTGAGTCATATTGGGACTCTGGTGAAGGAAGGCGTAAAAGAAAATACTATAAAATAACTGATGATGGTAAAAATATTTTAAAAGAAAAACAAGAAGATTGGGAATTATTTAGTTCTACAGTAAATCATGTTTTAAAGGAGGGTGCATTATGTCAATAG
- a CDS encoding FtsW/RodA/SpoVE family cell cycle protein: MSIEGNLKVDSYINEVCSLIKNKKVHTSIREELLCHIEEITEDYISQGESYETSIDKALAKMGSAEIVGVDLNKVHKANVDWPLLLLTSAFVLFGIFILSFMDKNNILSEIYSNSLSKTIVYAAIGALLLLVILKINYRNIKKYSKHIYIGTILASILTIFFSSHINGAMGWIIIGPISFNIFNIAPFPLIIALAGIFENWDWTNKKNLLIGSILAFAPTIIFCYGHTLSNASIYFIAAITVMLISGVKLKHIILSIVPFTVLFAGFIFTEPYRVSRLLIFLNPYKYSECAGWMYTRLNSLRESAGLFGNGATFTPDMLPEFHSDFILTYIMYTFGWTTTLIIIALVLAFIIRIGFIVTNTKDIFGKILVSGFCSIFAVQFLLNILMNFSLSPIAGVGLPFISYGGSSLIINILSIGLISNVYKWRNTPLLSEK, translated from the coding sequence ATGTCAATAGAAGGTAACTTAAAGGTAGATAGCTATATTAATGAAGTTTGTAGCTTAATAAAAAATAAAAAAGTTCATACAAGTATAAGAGAAGAATTACTATGTCATATAGAAGAAATTACTGAAGATTATATATCTCAAGGTGAATCTTATGAAACTTCTATTGATAAAGCACTTGCTAAAATGGGCTCAGCTGAAATAGTTGGAGTTGATTTAAATAAAGTCCATAAAGCTAATGTAGATTGGCCATTATTATTACTAACTAGTGCATTTGTTTTATTTGGTATATTTATTTTATCATTTATGGATAAGAATAATATTCTAAGTGAAATTTATTCTAACTCTTTATCTAAAACAATAGTTTACGCAGCAATTGGAGCTTTACTTCTACTTGTTATATTAAAAATAAATTATAGAAATATAAAAAAGTATTCTAAACATATTTATATAGGAACGATACTAGCTTCAATATTAACTATATTCTTCTCCTCTCATATAAATGGTGCTATGGGTTGGATAATTATTGGACCTATTTCTTTTAATATTTTTAATATAGCTCCCTTTCCATTAATTATTGCTTTAGCTGGAATTTTTGAAAATTGGGATTGGACTAATAAAAAAAATCTTCTTATAGGAAGTATATTAGCTTTTGCACCAACTATTATTTTTTGCTATGGACATACCCTATCTAATGCTAGTATATACTTCATTGCAGCTATAACAGTAATGCTAATTTCAGGAGTAAAATTAAAACATATAATTCTTTCAATAGTTCCTTTTACAGTTTTATTTGCAGGTTTTATTTTTACTGAACCATATAGAGTCTCTAGGTTATTAATTTTTTTAAATCCATATAAATATTCCGAATGTGCTGGATGGATGTATACTAGATTAAATTCTTTAAGAGAGTCAGCAGGATTATTTGGAAATGGTGCAACATTTACACCTGATATGTTACCAGAATTTCATAGTGATTTTATACTAACATACATTATGTATACTTTTGGTTGGACTACTACCTTAATAATAATTGCATTAGTTCTAGCATTTATTATTAGAATTGGTTTTATTGTAACTAATACAAAAGATATCTTTGGAAAAATTTTAGTAAGTGGCTTTTGTTCAATATTTGCAGTTCAATTCCTATTAAATATATTAATGAATTTTTCACTATCTCCTATAGCTGGAGTAGGACTGCCTTTTATAAGCTATGGAGGTAGTAGTTTAATAATTAATATATTATCAATTGGACTAATAAGTAATGTTTACAAGTGGAGAAATACTCCTTTATTATCTGAAAAGTAA
- a CDS encoding alpha/beta fold hydrolase, whose translation MEELFRHIEIGGVEQYILVRGNKDKPILLFIHGGPGTTNSGYIYKYQQSLENEFLVVNWDQRGAGKSFNNMLDFDDVSLEIIVDDAVELIKILMKEYSKDSIYLVGHSFGALVGVKVAEKEPNLVKAYLSISQVVNIEKEDKICYEQLLKLSKKMLRFRDLDKLKSIGKPPYNRENSVNVFNKYVSKYKMNINSMSYFSFMIKSFSFKYYNLYDWINFLRGIGFSKKAIYKEIEKIDLLKELKSIKVPVYFFVGFNDYITPLNVIGEFYDSLEAPEKKIYIFKNSSHLPHIEEEHKFFTICKSIKDKYEKYN comes from the coding sequence ATGGAAGAGTTATTTAGACATATAGAAATAGGTGGAGTTGAACAATACATATTAGTAAGAGGAAATAAAGATAAGCCTATTTTATTATTTATACATGGTGGTCCTGGGACTACTAATAGTGGGTACATATATAAATATCAGCAGTCTTTAGAAAATGAATTTTTAGTAGTTAATTGGGATCAAAGAGGAGCAGGAAAATCTTTTAATAATATGTTAGATTTTGATGATGTTTCTTTAGAAATTATTGTAGATGATGCAGTAGAATTAATTAAAATTTTAATGAAAGAATATAGTAAAGATAGTATTTATCTAGTTGGTCATTCTTTTGGAGCATTAGTAGGAGTAAAAGTTGCAGAAAAAGAACCTAATTTAGTTAAAGCATATTTGTCAATTAGTCAAGTTGTTAATATAGAAAAGGAAGATAAAATATGTTATGAACAATTGCTAAAACTAAGTAAAAAAATGCTTAGATTTAGAGATTTAGATAAACTAAAGAGTATTGGAAAGCCACCATATAATAGAGAAAATAGTGTGAATGTATTCAATAAATATGTATCTAAATATAAGATGAATATAAATTCTATGAGTTATTTTAGTTTTATGATTAAAAGCTTTTCTTTTAAATACTATAATCTATATGATTGGATCAATTTTTTAAGAGGAATAGGTTTTTCAAAAAAGGCTATTTATAAGGAAATAGAAAAAATTGATTTATTAAAAGAGTTAAAAAGTATAAAAGTTCCTGTGTATTTTTTTGTAGGGTTTAATGATTATATAACTCCATTAAATGTAATAGGGGAGTTTTATGATAGTTTAGAGGCACCAGAAAAAAAGATATATATTTTCAAAAATTCATCTCATTTACCACATATAGAAGAGGAACATAAATTTTTCACAATATGTAAATCAATTAAAGATAAATATGAAAAATATAATTAG
- a CDS encoding sensor histidine kinase: MRIIVGMQIISFLLIASINIYKLNLLFEPRFNKVINSAILFISLFLVMIGLNIYVNSFISYYFLLVFLFPCVVLLFFKGNKYLIVLLNNITMLIIINSQSIVLSLSIIFRKTSLYKLYLYDKLNLLTTITLVIIISAELFITIFIKMKFSLEYCPKKSSLLIMNITLFSKVIVNLLLLFYLFYSKLYIEFAKFVLLFTIVGIGTDFYIIWLSIKNNKAEDREKELTILNEQVKYQYEHYKDLEAYYKDVRRIWHDINNHKNVISVLIENRQYVELENYMNDINDYLKELDKNMFISKNKIVEAICLNKAKLCREKNIDIEFNINIPEVLSIRDIDLCAIYGNVLDNGIEACERVESGREKKIKVESCVKDGYLSLFVVNTKELKKAVIGATSKEDRLKHGIGLESIKKSVSKYSGHLMLKDKWETFEVRVILKL, from the coding sequence ATGAGAATTATTGTAGGAATGCAAATAATATCATTTTTATTAATAGCCTCTATAAATATATATAAATTAAATCTTCTATTTGAACCTAGATTTAATAAAGTAATAAATAGTGCCATTTTATTTATATCACTTTTTCTAGTAATGATAGGTTTAAATATATATGTAAATAGTTTTATATCATATTATTTTTTATTAGTTTTTTTATTTCCATGTGTAGTGTTATTATTTTTTAAAGGAAATAAATATTTAATTGTTCTTCTAAATAATATAACTATGTTAATTATAATTAATTCTCAAAGTATAGTTCTTTCTTTAAGTATAATTTTTAGAAAAACATCATTGTATAAATTATATTTGTATGATAAGTTAAATTTGTTAACAACAATTACCTTGGTTATTATTATTTCAGCTGAATTGTTTATAACTATTTTTATAAAGATGAAATTTTCTTTAGAATATTGTCCTAAGAAATCCTCTTTACTTATTATGAATATAACTTTGTTTTCAAAGGTTATTGTAAATTTACTTTTGCTTTTTTATTTATTCTACTCAAAGTTATATATTGAATTTGCAAAGTTTGTTTTACTGTTTACAATAGTAGGAATAGGGACAGATTTTTATATAATTTGGTTATCCATAAAAAATAATAAAGCTGAAGACAGAGAAAAAGAACTTACTATTTTAAATGAGCAAGTAAAATATCAATATGAGCATTATAAGGACTTAGAAGCTTATTATAAAGATGTAAGAAGAATTTGGCATGATATAAATAATCATAAAAATGTAATTTCGGTTTTAATTGAAAATAGACAATATGTTGAGTTAGAGAATTATATGAATGATATTAATGATTATTTAAAAGAGTTGGACAAGAATATGTTTATTTCCAAGAATAAAATCGTAGAAGCTATTTGTTTAAATAAAGCAAAGCTTTGTAGGGAAAAAAACATTGATATAGAATTTAATATAAATATTCCAGAGGTATTATCTATAAGGGATATTGATTTATGTGCTATATATGGAAATGTATTAGATAATGGAATAGAGGCCTGTGAAAGAGTAGAAAGTGGTAGAGAGAAAAAAATTAAAGTGGAATCTTGTGTTAAAGATGGATATCTTTCTCTTTTTGTAGTTAATACTAAAGAACTTAAGAAAGCTGTAATTGGCGCAACATCTAAAGAGGATAGACTAAAGCATGGAATAGGGCTAGAAAGTATAAAAAAATCTGTTTCAAAGTATAGTGGTCATTTAATGCTTAAGGATAAGTGGGAAACTTTTGAAGTAAGAGTAATTTTAAAGTTATAA
- a CDS encoding LytR/AlgR family response regulator transcription factor has protein sequence MIKIAICDDNRYERKNLISILKKIALSNNIEIDIEEFEKGHVLIDTYIKDLPRYNIIFLDILLGDINGLEVARVIREKDILAKVILLSSSKEYILDGYDVAAMSYLIKPATEEKIEKNLLRAIEESKINSIDSYEANKSGKTIIFDLKDIFYFEARLGKVILHKKDSNFEFYEKINSIDKKLNKKGFERCHRSYIINISKIKEFKNTEVILANEKSIPIGRKYKGNIKEAFMQYLTLR, from the coding sequence ATGATTAAAATAGCTATTTGTGATGACAATAGATATGAAAGAAAGAACTTAATAAGTATCTTAAAGAAAATAGCATTATCAAATAATATTGAAATAGACATAGAGGAATTTGAAAAGGGGCATGTCTTAATAGATACATACATAAAAGATTTACCCAGATATAATATAATATTTTTAGATATACTTTTAGGTGATATAAATGGTTTAGAGGTTGCAAGAGTAATTAGAGAAAAAGACATATTAGCAAAAGTAATACTTTTAAGTAGTAGTAAGGAATACATTTTAGATGGATATGATGTAGCTGCTATGTCATATTTAATTAAACCAGCAACAGAAGAAAAAATAGAGAAAAACCTTTTAAGAGCTATAGAAGAATCAAAGATTAATTCAATAGATAGTTATGAAGCAAATAAAAGTGGAAAAACTATAATTTTTGATTTAAAGGATATATTTTATTTTGAAGCAAGGTTAGGAAAAGTGATTTTACATAAAAAAGATAGTAATTTTGAGTTTTATGAGAAAATAAATTCTATAGATAAAAAACTTAATAAAAAAGGCTTTGAAAGATGTCATAGAAGTTATATAATAAATATTTCAAAAATAAAAGAGTTTAAAAATACAGAAGTTATTTTAGCTAATGAGAAAAGTATTCCAATAGGTAGAAAGTATAAAGGGAATATAAAAGAAGCTTTTATGCAGTATTTAACCTTAAGATAA
- the mprF gene encoding bifunctional lysylphosphatidylglycerol flippase/synthetase MprF has protein sequence MDNKIKGRIKLALKIIFVIAIFVLIVTEFTKLFKTFDFRTFNMYKDQLTISNLIVIGILGVTSYIPLSMYDFVLKGVCNIKLQNRRLYKYSWIASSIASIVGFGGASAIALKGHFYSPHIEEANKKTLVKEVTKIVALNFTGFSMVCFLYTLFNIWHVKDYNIIQYGMIVMSLYTPSLVIYNIYRYIKNEKRVEAINTLKIMGISVIEWITSVILIYGIIRILGTKLTLMNIFPIYVTSCAIGILSMIPGGLGTFDLTFIMGLSKFGVPQEQALLALVLYRVSYYIVPVLIGIVLAIHEGKTVIDKKYNNIFSSILSQISYNISAILIFLSGIMILLFRALPEMRATFRGIYKLIEPSSNISITTEIIMGFLLIAISRMLAYKAKDIFTIVMILLAIALGSSFIDKSMGQIIFLIFVIAFLWLSKKNFYRESFCFSWERILQDTVFLFGFLLFYLIIYFPRFPMKAKRLSAYVAELLEYNYNYLLLSSLLGFLLSIGFIAIVYLIAKSKKYPFERFKDNKEAIDNILENYKGSPLTHLMYLEDKYVFLNKEKTVLIQYQKYADKLIALGNPIGEKHDFISAIEEFYQLADKYGYTPIFYQVDIEMIPTLHEYGYQFMKLGEEGIVDLTNFSIAGKKTRGLRAGYNKIAKAGYTFEVVNPKFSKELIEELKEISDEWLNGKSEKGFSMGFFDEDYLNLDTLFIVRDENSKIKCFANMMPMYDNKRSLSIDLMRYSNDSLVGIMDFMFLNIIEYGKANGYKNFNIGMAPLSNVGTSKFSFVSERIAAQLSVYGQNFYSFVGIRNFKEKYTKQWIPKYLAYRRNSSLPFTMLQVILVCNRKLNDNR, from the coding sequence GTGGATAATAAAATAAAGGGCAGAATAAAGTTAGCTTTAAAAATAATTTTTGTAATAGCAATTTTTGTTTTAATTGTTACAGAATTTACAAAATTATTTAAAACTTTTGATTTTAGAACGTTTAATATGTATAAGGATCAATTAACTATTTCTAATTTGATTGTAATTGGAATTTTAGGGGTGACTTCATATATACCATTATCTATGTATGATTTTGTTTTAAAGGGTGTTTGTAATATAAAGTTACAGAATAGAAGGCTTTATAAATATTCTTGGATAGCAAGTTCAATTGCAAGTATTGTAGGTTTTGGTGGCGCTTCAGCAATAGCATTAAAGGGACATTTTTATTCACCACATATAGAAGAAGCAAATAAAAAGACATTAGTAAAAGAAGTAACTAAAATAGTGGCTTTAAACTTTACAGGTTTTTCAATGGTATGCTTTTTATATACTCTTTTTAATATATGGCATGTAAAAGACTATAATATAATTCAGTATGGGATGATAGTAATGTCTTTATATACTCCATCTCTTGTAATTTATAATATTTATAGATACATAAAGAATGAAAAAAGAGTAGAAGCGATAAATACACTTAAAATAATGGGGATTTCAGTTATAGAATGGATAACATCAGTTATATTAATTTACGGTATTATAAGAATTTTAGGTACAAAATTAACATTGATGAATATATTCCCTATATATGTAACATCATGTGCAATAGGTATTTTAAGTATGATACCAGGTGGACTTGGAACATTTGATTTAACTTTTATTATGGGATTATCAAAATTTGGAGTTCCACAAGAACAAGCGTTATTGGCATTAGTTTTATATCGTGTAAGTTATTACATAGTTCCAGTTTTAATTGGAATAGTATTAGCTATACATGAAGGTAAAACAGTTATAGATAAAAAATATAATAATATATTTTCGTCTATACTTTCACAGATTTCATATAATATATCAGCAATTTTAATATTTTTGTCAGGAATTATGATTTTACTTTTTAGAGCATTACCTGAAATGAGAGCAACATTTAGAGGGATATATAAACTTATAGAACCATCAAGTAATATATCAATAACCACAGAAATAATAATGGGGTTCTTATTAATAGCAATTTCAAGAATGCTTGCATATAAAGCTAAGGATATTTTTACTATAGTAATGATATTACTTGCAATAGCATTAGGTAGTTCATTTATAGATAAATCAATGGGACAAATAATATTTTTAATATTTGTTATAGCATTTTTATGGCTTAGTAAAAAGAATTTCTATAGAGAAAGTTTCTGTTTTTCTTGGGAAAGAATTCTTCAAGATACGGTATTCTTATTTGGATTTCTTTTGTTTTATTTAATAATATATTTCCCAAGATTCCCAATGAAAGCCAAAAGATTAAGTGCATATGTAGCTGAGTTATTAGAATATAATTATAATTACTTACTTTTAAGTAGTTTACTAGGTTTCCTTTTATCTATAGGTTTTATAGCGATTGTGTATTTAATTGCTAAATCTAAAAAATATCCTTTTGAAAGATTTAAAGATAATAAAGAAGCAATAGATAATATTTTAGAAAATTATAAGGGAAGTCCATTAACACATTTAATGTACTTAGAAGATAAATATGTTTTCTTAAATAAAGAAAAAACTGTTTTAATTCAATATCAAAAATATGCAGATAAGTTAATAGCACTTGGAAATCCAATTGGAGAAAAACATGATTTTATATCAGCTATAGAAGAGTTTTATCAGTTAGCAGATAAATATGGATATACACCTATATTCTATCAAGTAGATATAGAAATGATTCCAACTCTTCATGAGTATGGATATCAATTTATGAAGCTTGGAGAAGAGGGGATAGTTGATTTAACTAATTTCTCAATTGCAGGTAAAAAGACTCGTGGACTTAGAGCTGGATATAATAAAATAGCAAAGGCAGGATATACTTTTGAAGTAGTTAATCCAAAGTTTTCTAAAGAGTTAATAGAAGAGCTTAAAGAAATTTCAGATGAATGGCTTAATGGAAAATCAGAAAAAGGATTTTCTATGGGATTCTTTGATGAGGATTATCTAAATTTAGATACTTTATTTATAGTTAGGGATGAAAATTCTAAAATAAAGTGCTTTGCCAATATGATGCCTATGTACGATAATAAGAGGTCTTTATCTATAGACCTAATGAGATACTCAAATGATTCTCTAGTAGGAATTATGGATTTTATGTTCTTAAATATTATAGAATATGGAAAAGCTAATGGATATAAAAATTTCAATATAGGAATGGCACCACTTTCAAATGTTGGTACTTCTAAGTTTTCTTTTGTTAGCGAACGTATAGCAGCACAATTATCAGTATATGGACAAAATTTCTACTCATTTGTTGGTATTAGAAATTTTAAAGAAAAATATACAAAGCAATGGATACCTAAATACTTAGCATATAGAAGAAATAGTTCATTACCTTTTACAATGTTACAAGTAATTTTGGTTTGTAATAGAAAATTAAATGATAATAGATAG
- a CDS encoding response regulator transcription factor yields MKILIAEDKMEIANLVRIFLQKEGYEVILANDGEEALKILLNDKIDLCIFDIMMPKMDGFTLIQKTREFSRVPILVLTAKNMEQDKILGLDLGADDYITKPFSSLELVSRVNAHIRRSYKLNQLETITYIGDLKIDKEKYIVYKNDVDCTLTAMEYKLLLKLLSSPERVFTKSQLYESVCGNYMDGDENTIAVHISRLREKIEDNPKEPEYIKTIRGLGYKFEKK; encoded by the coding sequence ATGAAAATTTTAATTGCTGAAGATAAAATGGAAATTGCAAATCTTGTAAGAATATTTCTTCAAAAAGAAGGATATGAAGTTATTTTAGCCAATGATGGCGAAGAAGCTCTAAAAATTCTTTTAAATGACAAAATAGATCTTTGCATATTTGATATTATGATGCCAAAAATGGATGGATTTACTCTAATTCAAAAAACAAGAGAGTTCTCTCGTGTTCCAATATTAGTTTTAACAGCTAAAAATATGGAACAAGATAAAATATTAGGCCTTGATTTAGGGGCTGATGATTACATTACTAAACCTTTTTCATCTCTAGAACTTGTATCTAGAGTTAATGCTCATATAAGAAGAAGTTATAAATTAAATCAATTAGAAACTATTACTTACATTGGGGATTTAAAAATTGATAAAGAAAAATATATTGTTTATAAAAATGATGTTGATTGTACTCTTACTGCTATGGAGTATAAACTTTTATTAAAATTATTATCCTCTCCTGAAAGAGTTTTTACAAAATCTCAACTTTATGAATCTGTATGTGGTAATTATATGGATGGAGATGAAAATACAATTGCAGTTCATATAAGCAGACTAAGAGAAAAAATTGAGGATAATCCAAAAGAACCTGAATATATAAAAACAATTAGGGGGCTTGGATATAAATTTGAAAAGAAATAA
- a CDS encoding ATP-binding protein, with amino-acid sequence MKRNKKPISLQTLILNKLFLYILVSILSLILFNWIIKEMYTTSIIKSNLYEPLDVDLENYEDISQEYLNDNHSSIEVIDKNLNIIYSEGFNKETKSKYTLLEFTDLLNNMDEYKNVYYNILQKDNGNEVTVVLIQHFNSNTLSKFNRLFRIYVITLIIGTFLIFLTAFLMFVRSIYRYIRKNFLFIQKNIEKTPYDKSRVDTSKINLLEAKNTIDCYNTMLDEMDSIKNEKDRLENQSRRLISNLSHDLKSPITTIKGYSEVLATEDLPVKEQKEYLSYINQSASDLNDLISLLFEQVKFQYCDYKLNLEQGDINNFLRDIAANYYMIFDKRGFNVNINIEETPHYINFDKVNIKRAFVNILENCLSHNTTPTNVEIESLTKKNKYIIRFKDNGIGISEEFKDNIFEPFYQGDSSRSTNHSGLGLYVTKQILEKHNATIIVTSDENFKTIFEIKFF; translated from the coding sequence TTGAAAAGAAATAAAAAACCAATAAGCTTACAAACTTTAATTTTAAATAAGTTATTTTTATACATCTTAGTTTCAATTTTATCATTAATATTATTTAATTGGATAATAAAAGAGATGTACACTACTAGCATTATTAAAAGCAATCTATATGAGCCTTTAGATGTAGATTTAGAGAACTATGAAGATATTTCCCAGGAATATTTAAATGATAATCACTCGTCTATTGAAGTTATTGATAAAAATTTAAATATAATCTACTCAGAAGGCTTTAATAAAGAAACTAAATCTAAATATACATTACTTGAGTTTACAGACCTATTAAATAACATGGATGAATATAAAAATGTATATTATAATATTTTACAAAAAGATAACGGAAATGAAGTTACAGTTGTTCTTATTCAACATTTTAATAGTAACACCTTATCAAAATTTAATAGACTCTTTCGAATATATGTAATAACTTTAATAATAGGTACATTTTTAATATTTTTAACAGCATTCCTTATGTTTGTAAGGAGTATTTATAGATACATAAGAAAAAACTTTTTATTTATCCAAAAAAATATTGAAAAAACACCTTATGATAAAAGTAGAGTTGATACTTCTAAAATAAATTTATTAGAAGCTAAAAATACTATTGATTGCTATAATACTATGTTAGATGAGATGGACTCCATAAAAAATGAAAAAGATAGATTGGAAAATCAAAGTAGAAGGCTTATCTCAAATCTATCTCATGATTTAAAATCCCCAATTACTACTATTAAAGGGTATTCTGAAGTTTTAGCCACTGAAGATTTACCTGTTAAAGAACAAAAAGAATATTTATCTTATATAAATCAAAGTGCATCTGATTTAAATGACTTAATAAGTCTTTTATTTGAGCAAGTTAAATTTCAATATTGTGATTATAAACTTAATTTAGAACAAGGAGATATTAATAATTTTCTTAGAGATATTGCAGCAAACTATTATATGATTTTTGATAAAAGAGGGTTTAATGTTAATATAAATATAGAAGAAACTCCTCATTATATTAATTTCGATAAGGTTAATATAAAAAGAGCTTTTGTTAATATCTTAGAAAATTGCCTAAGTCATAATACTACTCCAACTAATGTTGAAATTGAAAGTTTAACTAAAAAAAATAAGTACATAATTCGCTTTAAAGATAATGGAATTGGTATAAGTGAAGAGTTTAAAGATAATATATTTGAACCCTTTTATCAAGGGGATTCATCTAGATCTACTAATCATAGTGGTCTTGGACTTTATGTTACTAAACAAATACTTGAAAAACATAATGCTACCATTATAGTTACTAGTGATGAAAACTTTAAAACTATTTTTGAAATAAAATTCTTTTGA
- the srtB gene encoding class B sortase, whose product MKKIINLILISIVAFSSFKIVDKQIKYSKDIKVYSEINEIASDNSHMLDKSMLEVNNEYRFWIKVENTNIDYPVAQGKDNDYYINHDFNKNENISGAIFLDYRNNFINDLNTIVYGHHMRNETMFNNLVKFKDSNFFNENNKIKIIYDGKELEYKVFSVYVIDDKNNYLITNFNNNNEYNNYIKEIRDRSLYKNDVEVTDKDKIITLSTCSFEFEGARTVVHGKLINN is encoded by the coding sequence ATGAAAAAAATAATAAATTTAATATTAATATCTATAGTAGCCTTTAGTTCATTTAAAATAGTAGATAAGCAAATTAAATATAGTAAAGATATTAAAGTATATAGTGAAATAAATGAAATAGCATCTGATAATAGTCATATGCTAGATAAAAGCATGTTAGAAGTTAATAATGAATATAGATTTTGGATTAAAGTAGAAAATACTAATATAGATTATCCTGTAGCTCAAGGAAAAGACAATGATTATTACATAAATCATGATTTTAATAAAAATGAAAACATATCTGGAGCTATATTTTTAGATTATAGAAATAACTTTATAAATGATTTAAATACAATAGTTTATGGACATCATATGAGAAATGAAACTATGTTTAATAATTTAGTAAAATTTAAGGATAGTAATTTTTTTAATGAAAATAATAAGATAAAAATTATATATGATGGAAAAGAATTAGAGTATAAAGTATTTTCGGTTTATGTTATAGATGATAAGAATAATTATTTAATTACAAATTTTAATAATAATAATGAATATAATAATTATATAAAAGAAATAAGAGATAGATCATTATATAAGAATGATGTAGAGGTAACAGATAAAGATAAAATAATAACTTTATCTACCTGTAGTTTTGAATTTGAAGGTGCAAGAACTGTAGTTCATGGGAAATTAATTAATAATTAA